A window of the Syntrophothermus lipocalidus DSM 12680 genome harbors these coding sequences:
- the frr gene encoding ribosome recycling factor, producing MAKEVKEIVKDVESRMKKTVEHLVKDLASLRAGRANPAMLDKITVEYYGQPTPINQLGNIGVPEPRMLVIQPWDKTAIPEIEKAILKSDLGVNPTNDGNVIRIAIPPLTEERRKEMVKMVRKRAEEAKVAVRNLRREANDEIKLAEKEKLISEDEAKKRLDEIQKLTDNTIKDIDKVLQTKEKDIMEV from the coding sequence ATGGCAAAGGAAGTTAAGGAAATAGTCAAGGACGTAGAGTCGAGGATGAAGAAAACAGTCGAGCACCTGGTCAAGGATCTCGCTTCTTTGCGGGCGGGTCGAGCCAACCCGGCAATGCTTGACAAGATAACCGTAGAATATTATGGGCAACCTACACCCATCAACCAACTCGGGAACATCGGGGTTCCTGAGCCCAGGATGTTGGTGATTCAGCCTTGGGACAAGACGGCTATTCCCGAAATAGAGAAGGCCATACTGAAGTCCGACCTGGGAGTAAATCCGACAAACGACGGTAACGTTATCCGGATAGCTATTCCGCCTCTGACGGAGGAAAGGCGAAAAGAGATGGTAAAGATGGTTAGAAAAAGGGCAGAAGAAGCCAAGGTGGCGGTTAGAAATCTTCGCCGGGAGGCGAATGACGAGATCAAGCTAGCCGAAAAAGAGAAGTTAATATCAGAGGATGAAGCTAAAAAGAGGCTTGATGAGATACAGAAATTGACCGATAATACTATAAAGGATATCGACAAGGTCTTACAAACCAAAGAAAAAGACATTATGGAAGTCTGA
- a CDS encoding isoprenyl transferase — translation MLDGNLYELDFTRIPQHIAIIMDGNGRWARKRLRPRSFGHRAGMESLKRTVEACSELGVHILTVYAFSTENWKRPAEEVSALMNLLLEYLNRELENLHEKNVCITIIGITDQLDPAIQRELQRAVELTAGNDGLILNIGLNYGARAELVMAARRLAERVRDGEIDVADISEEMMSSYLCTSHLPDPDLLIRTGGEMRLSNFLLWQAAYAELWFTDTLWPDFTKDDLVKAIIDYQRRDRRFGTIKETVDA, via the coding sequence GTGTTGGATGGCAATTTGTACGAACTCGATTTCACCCGAATTCCCCAACATATCGCCATCATAATGGATGGCAATGGAAGGTGGGCTAGAAAAAGGCTGCGCCCCCGCTCTTTTGGACACCGGGCAGGGATGGAGTCGCTCAAGAGGACAGTGGAGGCCTGCTCTGAGCTAGGTGTTCACATCCTGACAGTTTACGCTTTTTCGACAGAGAATTGGAAAAGGCCAGCCGAAGAGGTTAGTGCATTGATGAATCTTTTGTTGGAGTACTTGAACCGCGAACTCGAAAACCTGCATGAGAAAAACGTGTGTATTACGATTATAGGGATAACTGACCAGCTAGACCCGGCTATTCAGCGCGAGCTTCAGCGAGCAGTGGAGTTGACAGCGGGTAACGACGGGCTCATCCTCAATATAGGTTTAAATTACGGGGCAAGAGCAGAGTTGGTAATGGCGGCGAGGCGTTTGGCAGAGAGGGTTAGGGACGGTGAGATTGATGTGGCTGATATCTCGGAGGAGATGATGTCTTCATATCTATGTACTTCTCACCTGCCGGACCCGGATCTTTTGATACGTACCGGAGGAGAGATGAGGCTCAGCAACTTTTTGTTGTGGCAGGCAGCCTATGCTGAATTGTGGTTCACCGATACCTTGTGGCCAGATTTTACTAAGGATGATCTGGTCAAAGCCATAATAGATTATCAAAGGAGAGACCGCAGGTTTGGAACCATCAAGGAAACGGTCGACGCGTGA
- a CDS encoding phosphatidate cytidylyltransferase: MEPSRKRSTRDSNLKKRLATAAVGIPAVLSLAYVGGVYWTAFIVLVAGVGMHELLTMARPKGYRPSPGLAYLVLLFLLAGFGGSGWFLPGYFEPGLLGLIALSGVLLLLGFPRCSLVDLSLAWMGALYLGIFLSYGVLIERELSHPFFALLMVFGITWASDTGAYLAGRLLGKHKLAPMISPNKTWEGALGGFCLSMLVAAGIGCLSFSPGLGLVLGAAGSICAQVGDLVLSAMKRHFGVKDSGQIIPGHGGVLDRFDSFMWVLPVVYYFFKGG, encoded by the coding sequence TTGGAACCATCAAGGAAACGGTCGACGCGTGATTCTAATTTAAAGAAGCGTTTGGCTACAGCGGCTGTTGGAATACCGGCGGTCTTGAGTTTGGCGTATGTAGGCGGAGTGTACTGGACCGCGTTCATCGTCCTGGTAGCGGGAGTCGGCATGCACGAGTTATTGACGATGGCGCGACCAAAAGGGTACAGGCCTAGTCCCGGATTGGCCTATTTGGTTCTTTTGTTTCTGTTAGCCGGGTTTGGGGGTTCAGGGTGGTTCTTGCCCGGTTATTTCGAACCAGGGCTGTTAGGGCTCATCGCTTTAAGCGGGGTGCTCCTGCTTTTGGGTTTTCCCCGGTGTTCACTAGTAGACTTATCCTTGGCTTGGATGGGGGCTTTGTATTTAGGGATATTTTTGAGCTATGGGGTTCTCATTGAACGGGAGCTCAGTCACCCGTTTTTCGCCTTATTAATGGTATTTGGGATTACTTGGGCCAGCGATACCGGGGCTTACTTGGCAGGCAGGCTCTTGGGGAAGCACAAGTTAGCACCGATGATAAGTCCTAATAAGACTTGGGAAGGAGCCTTGGGAGGTTTTTGTTTGTCGATGCTAGTAGCTGCAGGAATAGGATGCTTATCCTTCTCTCCAGGCTTAGGTCTCGTCCTGGGGGCCGCCGGAAGTATTTGTGCCCAGGTCGGTGACCTGGTGCTTTCTGCTATGAAGAGGCATTTTGGCGTCAAGGACTCGGGGCAGATTATACCTGGCCACGGAGGGGTCCTGGATCGTTTTGACAGTTTTATGTGGGTTTTACCGGTCGTTTATTATTTCTTTAAAGGTGGATAG
- the ytvI gene encoding sporulation integral membrane protein YtvI has protein sequence MDPQLARSVRTLVKTAVVFLALLSVYLLFRYVLPLVGAILVAIPGYVLPFLVALLLALLIEPLARFLNYRLRLRRGWAVFLSLLLVWGTAGFLLTYFVSRLIGELIGLYKVITEHSVSITNTIARALGQAELFYLRLNLPDNVQESIRNSLLQYLSGLEKILSGSVDVLIDFLVGLPGLFVFFLISTVATFFILRDWNKLRSGFFELLPDSWKITVRTVIKDLFNAFTGFLKAYSLLVTVTGIETIVGLKLLGVEYALTLGLVTGLLDILPVLGPGVLFVPWIIFSYITGASGFATGLLILYGILVAVRQVLEPKLVGDSIGLHPLATLVSLYIGLKLLGPAGLVLGPVMVILYLACQRAGVFHQLANYIRKV, from the coding sequence TTGGATCCCCAGCTTGCAAGAAGTGTCAGGACCTTGGTAAAGACAGCAGTGGTGTTTCTTGCATTACTGTCAGTATACCTTTTGTTTCGTTATGTACTTCCTTTGGTGGGCGCAATCCTCGTTGCCATCCCCGGGTACGTTTTGCCTTTTTTGGTGGCTTTACTTTTGGCGTTACTGATAGAGCCCTTGGCGAGGTTTCTGAACTATCGATTACGCCTTCGCCGGGGTTGGGCGGTTTTCCTTAGTTTACTCTTGGTATGGGGCACAGCCGGGTTCCTGCTGACTTATTTCGTCAGTAGGCTTATCGGTGAACTTATAGGTTTGTACAAGGTGATAACGGAACATTCCGTGAGCATAACCAACACCATTGCCAGGGCCTTGGGACAGGCTGAACTTTTCTATTTGCGCTTAAATTTGCCCGATAATGTGCAGGAGTCTATTCGTAACAGCTTGTTGCAGTACTTGAGCGGTTTGGAGAAGATATTGAGTGGCTCGGTCGATGTGTTGATAGACTTTTTGGTTGGGTTGCCAGGGCTGTTTGTTTTTTTTCTAATCAGCACGGTGGCAACCTTCTTCATCCTAAGAGACTGGAACAAACTTAGATCTGGGTTTTTCGAACTACTTCCAGATTCTTGGAAAATCACTGTTCGCACTGTAATCAAGGACTTATTCAACGCTTTCACCGGTTTTCTTAAGGCGTACAGCCTGCTAGTGACCGTCACCGGAATCGAAACAATAGTCGGGCTAAAGCTGCTGGGAGTAGAGTACGCTTTGACTCTGGGCCTGGTTACGGGTTTACTCGATATTCTTCCAGTTCTAGGGCCAGGTGTTTTGTTTGTTCCTTGGATAATCTTCTCGTATATTACAGGAGCCAGCGGTTTTGCCACGGGGCTGTTAATACTCTACGGGATTCTGGTAGCGGTCAGGCAGGTGTTGGAACCGAAGCTGGTAGGAGACAGCATAGGACTTCACCCTTTAGCTACTTTGGTTTCTCTTTACATTGGTCTGAAATTGTTGGGCCCGGCGGGTTTAGTTCTGGGCCCGGTTATGGTTATCCTTTATCTTGCCTGCCAAAGGGCGGGAGTGTTCCATCAACTGGCGAACTACATCCGGAAAGTGTGA
- a CDS encoding 1-deoxy-D-xylulose-5-phosphate reductoisomerase gives MRQKVVIIGSTGSIGEQALEVIAYHSDKFQVVGLAAGSNWQRLAEQALHFGVKKVAIGDKALYPNIKTAVSGLELWAGEEGLCYLAGLEEAQTVIVSVTGAVGILPTLAAIRAGKKVALANKETLVAGGEVVTKLARQYNAAIIPVDSEHSAIFQCLRNEGRFLRKLWLTASGGPFRDFTPEELGKVTPEMALHHPNWSMGKKITVDSATLMNKGLEVIEAHYLFSVGYDDIQVLVHRQSIVHSMVEFIDGSFLAHLGVPDMRIPIQYALSYPDRWPSPALSLDWASCQTLQFEPPDTKRFPALELAYEAGRIGGTMPAVLNAANEEAVYSFLDGQIRFVQIAELVAEVMGRHGVVLEPDLESVLEADAWARECFRTLLRK, from the coding sequence ATGAGGCAGAAGGTCGTGATTATAGGTTCGACAGGATCCATAGGGGAACAGGCATTGGAGGTTATCGCTTACCACAGCGACAAGTTCCAGGTTGTGGGGTTAGCAGCGGGCAGTAATTGGCAGAGACTGGCTGAACAAGCCCTGCATTTTGGGGTAAAGAAGGTAGCGATAGGAGACAAAGCTTTATATCCAAACATTAAAACGGCGGTATCTGGGTTGGAGCTATGGGCGGGAGAAGAAGGACTGTGTTATTTGGCCGGGCTTGAGGAAGCCCAGACTGTGATAGTATCAGTAACCGGAGCAGTTGGCATTTTGCCTACCTTGGCGGCCATCAGGGCTGGGAAGAAGGTAGCCCTGGCCAATAAAGAAACGCTGGTGGCTGGAGGGGAAGTTGTGACGAAGTTGGCCCGCCAGTACAACGCCGCCATTATTCCAGTGGACAGCGAGCATTCTGCGATTTTTCAATGTCTCCGAAATGAAGGAAGGTTTTTGCGCAAACTTTGGTTAACCGCATCCGGGGGTCCTTTTCGAGACTTCACGCCAGAAGAGCTGGGAAAGGTTACGCCGGAAATGGCTTTACATCACCCTAATTGGTCAATGGGAAAGAAAATAACGGTTGATTCGGCAACTTTGATGAACAAGGGGTTGGAGGTAATAGAGGCTCATTATCTTTTTTCAGTAGGATATGACGATATCCAGGTCTTGGTCCATCGCCAGAGTATTGTCCACTCAATGGTGGAGTTTATTGATGGTTCTTTTTTGGCTCACTTAGGAGTGCCTGATATGCGGATTCCTATTCAATATGCGTTGAGTTATCCAGACAGGTGGCCTTCACCGGCTTTGTCCTTGGATTGGGCTTCCTGCCAAACTCTACAGTTTGAACCGCCAGACACCAAACGGTTTCCGGCCCTGGAGCTCGCCTATGAAGCCGGGCGGATTGGTGGGACTATGCCCGCGGTGCTCAACGCGGCCAATGAGGAGGCGGTTTATTCGTTTCTGGATGGGCAGATACGATTTGTACAGATAGCGGAGCTGGTAGCTGAGGTCATGGGACGGCATGGGGTGGTTCTAGAACCTGATTTAGAATCTGTCCTCGAGGCAGACGCATGGGCTCGAGAGTGTTTCAGGACGCTGCTCCGAAAATGA
- the rseP gene encoding RIP metalloprotease RseP, translating to MTIVTALLVIAIIVMVHEIGHFVAAKWQGVEVQEFSIGFGPSLIGIKRGETRYSLRLLPLGGFVRMAGMGAQDEDQDNPQGFNRKTPLQKVEVLAAGPGMNFLLAALIFVYTFTFVGIPHAVESPVIGEVIQGKPAYEAGLRAQDRVVSVNGENISTWNEFVAEVRKAEPGQPISMTVVRNGQKIELTVRPEFDREQKTSIIGVRQTIEFERVGIWDGLKLGFYQTFHITWLLLSGLGQLLTGAASSADLAGPVGITRMIGDAAEGGLVYLANFTALLSINLGILNLLPIPALDGSRIVFAVIEGIRRKPVEPERENFIHFLGFVFLMVLILLVTYNDIVRLVRG from the coding sequence ATGACGATTGTAACGGCTTTATTGGTAATCGCGATCATTGTTATGGTGCACGAAATAGGACATTTCGTGGCAGCCAAGTGGCAAGGCGTCGAGGTGCAAGAGTTCAGCATAGGTTTCGGTCCGAGCCTCATCGGCATCAAGAGAGGGGAGACCAGGTACTCTTTGCGCTTACTTCCCTTGGGTGGTTTTGTGCGCATGGCTGGCATGGGAGCACAGGACGAAGACCAAGACAACCCGCAGGGTTTTAACCGGAAAACCCCCTTACAAAAAGTTGAGGTTCTTGCAGCCGGGCCCGGAATGAACTTCTTGCTTGCGGCTTTGATATTTGTCTATACTTTTACTTTTGTCGGAATACCCCATGCGGTGGAGAGCCCAGTTATCGGGGAGGTTATCCAAGGCAAGCCGGCATATGAGGCCGGTTTGAGGGCACAGGACCGGGTAGTGTCAGTAAATGGAGAGAACATATCTACCTGGAACGAGTTTGTGGCCGAGGTGAGGAAGGCGGAGCCCGGGCAGCCTATATCGATGACTGTAGTGAGAAACGGGCAGAAGATTGAATTAACAGTCCGGCCAGAATTTGATCGAGAACAGAAGACCTCTATCATCGGAGTACGGCAAACGATAGAGTTTGAGAGGGTCGGAATCTGGGACGGGCTTAAGCTAGGTTTTTATCAAACGTTTCATATTACGTGGTTGCTTCTTTCCGGGTTAGGCCAACTTTTGACCGGGGCTGCTTCCAGCGCGGATTTAGCCGGCCCAGTAGGCATTACCAGGATGATAGGGGATGCGGCTGAAGGAGGATTGGTGTACCTTGCCAATTTTACTGCCCTTTTGAGCATAAACCTGGGCATTCTGAACCTGTTGCCCATCCCTGCCCTGGATGGGAGCCGGATTGTGTTCGCGGTTATCGAGGGTATAAGGAGGAAACCGGTAGAACCCGAAAGGGAGAACTTTATACATTTTCTCGGCTTCGTGTTTCTCATGGTTTTGATTTTGCTGGTGACCTATAACGATATCGTTAGGCTCGTGAGGGGATGA
- the ispG gene encoding flavodoxin-dependent (E)-4-hydroxy-3-methylbut-2-enyl-diphosphate synthase, with amino-acid sequence MKSVRRKSRVVNLGGVLVGGDNPIVVQSMTNTDTRDVDATVNQIKTLEAAGCEVVRVAVMDEEAARAIRAIRPRIAIPLVADIHFDYRLALLSLDAGADGLRLNPGNIGSRRKVEEVVRAAKERNVPIRIGVNAGSLEKRLLDQYGEPCAEAMVESAMHHIAILEDLDFKNIKVSLKASSLKLTLEAYRRIAGMVDYPLHLGITEAGTKDRGLIKSALGLGLLLSEGIGDTVRVSLTADPVDEVWAAYEILRALGLRKEGAELVSCPTCGRTEVDIIKIAEEVDSRLRSIREPIKVAVMGCVVNGPGEVRDADVGIAGGRGFGFLFKKGKIVRKVEEDKLVKALMDEIDNILQGGYSQ; translated from the coding sequence ATGAAATCGGTGAGGCGGAAAAGCCGCGTGGTTAACCTCGGTGGAGTGTTAGTCGGAGGCGATAACCCCATAGTGGTTCAGTCCATGACCAACACCGACACCCGAGATGTAGATGCCACAGTCAACCAGATTAAGACTCTAGAAGCAGCAGGGTGCGAAGTGGTGCGGGTGGCGGTGATGGACGAGGAAGCAGCCCGGGCTATCCGGGCGATACGTCCCCGTATTGCCATCCCTCTGGTCGCGGATATCCATTTTGACTACCGTTTAGCTCTTTTGAGTCTAGATGCGGGTGCAGACGGGTTGAGGTTAAACCCCGGAAATATTGGAAGCAGGCGTAAAGTTGAGGAAGTGGTGCGGGCAGCCAAGGAACGAAACGTTCCCATCCGAATCGGGGTCAATGCCGGATCCTTGGAAAAGAGGCTTCTAGACCAGTACGGCGAACCTTGTGCCGAGGCCATGGTAGAGAGCGCTATGCATCACATAGCTATATTGGAAGACCTGGACTTTAAGAACATCAAGGTATCGTTGAAAGCTTCGTCGCTTAAGCTTACTCTGGAAGCTTACCGCCGGATAGCAGGCATGGTCGATTACCCTCTTCACCTAGGCATAACGGAAGCTGGCACCAAGGATCGAGGTTTGATCAAGTCAGCACTGGGTTTAGGACTGCTGCTTTCTGAGGGTATAGGAGATACGGTGAGGGTATCGTTGACGGCTGATCCGGTCGATGAGGTTTGGGCAGCATATGAAATCTTGAGAGCCTTGGGTTTAAGAAAAGAAGGGGCAGAGCTGGTGTCGTGCCCTACCTGCGGGCGCACCGAGGTAGATATCATCAAGATTGCCGAGGAAGTGGATAGTCGTTTGCGCTCAATAAGGGAGCCCATCAAAGTGGCGGTGATGGGTTGCGTAGTGAACGGGCCAGGAGAAGTCCGAGATGCCGACGTCGGTATTGCCGGGGGACGCGGATTTGGCTTTTTGTTCAAAAAAGGTAAAATAGTAAGGAAAGTCGAAGAGGACAAGTTGGTAAAGGCTTTGATGGATGAGATAGACAATATCCTGCAAGGGGGTTACAGCCAGTGA
- a CDS encoding proline--tRNA ligase yields MKASELFFPTLREDPAEAETVSHRLLFRAGMVRKTAAGIYTYLPLGFRVIKKIMNIVREEMDRAGGQEVGLPIIQPRELWAQSGRWEVYGDEMFRLKDRHQRDFCLGPTHEEVITDVVNHEVHSYRDLPLLLYQIQNKYRDEIRPRFGLLRGREFIMKDLYSFDVDEAGLEVSYQKMYDAYCRVFERLGLQYRVVEADSGAIGGNVSHEFIVLAPTGESVIVFCDACEYAANIEKAECIPHMSAAENELPLTKVSTPGQKTIQDISVFLNIPDTRQVKTMVYVADGVPVAVLVRGDREVNEIKVKNYLNANFIELAPEELVREVMGAGFGSLGPVGMNMKVYADLEVQSMNNFVCGANEDDYHYINVNPGRDFQPEAFCDLRNAEEGDICPVCREGKLKATRGIETGHIFKLGTKYSGKMGATFLDENGKERLMVMGCYGIGISRTMAAAVEQNHDENGIIWPLAIAPYQIIIVPVNSKDGQQMEIGMKLYHELVKQGYEVIIDDRDQRAGVKFKDADLIGVPVRITIGPKLLKAGQVEIKKRWENEVKGVPIEHVSTEVRSILRED; encoded by the coding sequence GTGAAGGCCTCAGAGTTGTTTTTCCCGACTTTGAGAGAGGATCCCGCGGAAGCCGAAACCGTAAGTCATCGCTTGCTTTTTCGGGCGGGCATGGTTAGAAAGACGGCGGCGGGGATCTATACATACTTGCCTCTCGGGTTTAGGGTCATAAAGAAGATTATGAATATTGTCCGGGAAGAAATGGACCGGGCAGGAGGGCAAGAAGTAGGCCTACCCATTATCCAACCCAGGGAATTGTGGGCGCAATCCGGGCGTTGGGAAGTGTATGGAGACGAGATGTTTCGCCTTAAAGACCGTCACCAGAGAGACTTCTGCCTTGGGCCTACTCACGAAGAAGTTATCACGGATGTGGTCAACCATGAAGTGCATTCTTACCGGGACCTGCCTCTGTTGTTGTACCAGATTCAAAACAAATACCGGGACGAGATCCGACCGCGGTTTGGACTGTTGCGGGGCCGGGAGTTTATTATGAAGGATCTGTATTCTTTTGATGTGGACGAAGCGGGATTGGAGGTATCGTACCAAAAGATGTATGATGCCTACTGCCGGGTGTTTGAACGGCTGGGACTTCAGTACCGGGTAGTCGAAGCGGATAGCGGAGCCATCGGCGGCAACGTGAGCCATGAGTTCATTGTTTTAGCTCCGACCGGGGAATCGGTTATTGTGTTCTGCGATGCTTGCGAATATGCTGCCAATATCGAAAAGGCCGAATGTATACCACACATGTCGGCCGCAGAAAATGAGTTGCCTCTTACCAAGGTCAGTACGCCTGGACAGAAAACGATTCAGGACATCAGCGTGTTTTTGAATATACCAGACACGAGACAGGTTAAGACCATGGTCTATGTGGCCGATGGAGTTCCGGTAGCGGTTTTGGTGCGTGGAGACCGGGAGGTCAACGAGATCAAGGTTAAGAATTACTTAAACGCGAACTTCATCGAGCTGGCTCCGGAGGAGTTGGTGCGGGAGGTTATGGGGGCCGGCTTTGGGTCGTTGGGGCCAGTGGGAATGAACATGAAGGTTTATGCCGACCTCGAAGTTCAAAGTATGAACAACTTTGTATGCGGGGCTAATGAGGACGATTATCATTACATTAACGTCAATCCCGGGCGGGACTTCCAACCGGAAGCGTTTTGCGACTTGCGTAACGCCGAAGAGGGGGATATTTGCCCGGTCTGCCGAGAGGGGAAACTGAAGGCCACTCGCGGTATCGAAACCGGCCATATTTTCAAGCTAGGCACCAAGTATTCGGGGAAGATGGGGGCAACATTTTTAGACGAGAACGGCAAGGAAAGGCTTATGGTCATGGGGTGTTACGGTATTGGCATTTCCCGAACCATGGCTGCAGCCGTGGAGCAGAATCATGATGAAAACGGTATAATCTGGCCTCTCGCTATCGCTCCTTACCAAATTATCATTGTCCCGGTAAACTCCAAGGACGGGCAGCAGATGGAAATAGGAATGAAACTGTACCATGAACTGGTTAAACAGGGGTATGAAGTCATTATCGATGACCGAGACCAACGGGCGGGGGTAAAGTTTAAGGATGCCGACCTCATCGGTGTTCCTGTCAGGATAACTATAGGTCCAAAGTTATTAAAAGCTGGGCAGGTAGAAATCAAGAAACGTTGGGAAAACGAGGTTAAGGGCGTACCCATTGAGCACGTTTCAACTGAGGTCAGGTCGATACTGCGCGAAGACTAG
- a CDS encoding MgtC/SapB family protein, translated as MSDYEIILKLALACFLGGVIGLERESLNRPAGLRTYTLVCMGSALAMIVSLDMYYQYAHTVNADPGRIAAQVVSGIGFLGAGTIMREGANIRGLTTAAGLWVVACIGLAVGAGMYLPAVITTGLILFVLVYFVKFEEKYTGMREYKGFLVVVDDKPGQVGRIGSVLGDMNVLIKNIQLERVEEEGLEVELLLQLPPNVTPDQVADALQNAPGCREVERLN; from the coding sequence ATGTCTGACTACGAAATTATCTTAAAACTGGCCTTGGCTTGTTTTCTGGGAGGCGTTATAGGGCTGGAAAGAGAGAGTCTTAACCGCCCTGCCGGCTTGCGCACCTATACCCTGGTTTGTATGGGTTCGGCCTTGGCCATGATTGTGTCTTTAGACATGTATTATCAATACGCGCACACGGTAAATGCGGACCCGGGAAGAATTGCGGCCCAAGTCGTGAGCGGAATCGGTTTTCTGGGAGCAGGTACCATCATGCGCGAGGGCGCAAACATAAGAGGGTTGACTACAGCCGCGGGTTTATGGGTGGTTGCTTGTATTGGCTTGGCGGTAGGAGCAGGTATGTATCTGCCGGCGGTTATAACCACTGGTCTCATACTTTTTGTGCTTGTTTACTTTGTGAAATTTGAAGAGAAGTACACCGGCATGCGGGAATATAAAGGGTTTCTGGTCGTTGTCGATGACAAGCCAGGACAGGTGGGGCGGATTGGTTCAGTTTTAGGGGATATGAACGTCCTTATCAAGAATATTCAACTGGAAAGGGTGGAAGAGGAAGGGCTGGAAGTGGAACTCCTCCTGCAGCTGCCCCCGAATGTGACCCCGGACCAGGTCGCCGATGCCCTGCAGAACGCGCCCGGATGCCGGGAGGTAGAGAGGCTCAACTAG